A region from the Bradyrhizobium erythrophlei genome encodes:
- a CDS encoding carboxymuconolactone decarboxylase family protein: protein MDKKTHDKGLEIRKAVLGEAYVNNALKSVDSFNQPFQELLNEYCWGTVWGREELPRKTRSMLNIAMISILNRPHELRAHLKGALTNGVTREEIREILMQVAIYGGMPAAVDSFRIAREVFAELDKG from the coding sequence ATGGACAAGAAAACGCACGACAAGGGACTGGAAATTCGCAAGGCGGTGCTGGGCGAGGCCTATGTCAACAACGCCCTGAAGAGCGTCGACAGCTTTAACCAGCCGTTCCAGGAACTGCTCAACGAATATTGTTGGGGCACGGTCTGGGGCCGCGAGGAGCTGCCGCGCAAGACCCGCAGCATGCTCAATATCGCCATGATCTCCATCCTCAACCGGCCGCACGAATTACGCGCGCACCTCAAGGGCGCGCTGACCAACGGCGTCACGAGAGAGGAGATTCGGGAAATTCTGATGCAGGTCGCGATCTATGGCGGGATGCCCGCGGCCGTCGACAGTTTCCGAATCGCACGCGAAGTGTTTGCCGAATTGGACAAGGGCTGA
- a CDS encoding TIGR02302 family protein has product MSGATPDPSQPGPTADAVSRLKLAQALQRARYAIAWERSWPHLARLLTVVGLFLAVSWAGLWLALPFVARAVGLGLFVLAALGAVFPLVRFRWPSREEGLSRLDRGSGIRHRPATALTDTLAIKDPVAQALWQAQRERTLASIKRIRAGLPSPRLAIHDPWALRALVAVMLVAAYVAAGDERSMRTVAAFDWNGVLSPANIRVDAWVTPPLYTAKPPVILSAANKEAAIPAAGPLPVPAGSTLIIRSSGGTLDVLAGGGVTEAQPTQEAPKGTNERHFTIAGDGTVHVRAPSGQPQWKFTAIPDRAPTIVLAKDPERQARGSLQMSYKIEDDYGVTEAQAHFVARPSETAKGAPEKGTSGKGTPENASAAPRPLFDPPQFPLVLPNARTRNGVGQTVKDLSEDPYAGADVTLTLTAKDEAGNEGKSEPFNMRLPERLFTKPLARALIEQRRILALDANQNDKVYAALDALMIAPEIFTPEAGQYLGLYSVARQLEAARTDDSLREVVASLWALAVTIEDGDITDVDKALRAAQDALKQALERGASDEEIKKLTENLRAALDNFMRQLAEQLRNNPQALARPLDPNTRVMRQQDLNNMIERMERLSRSGDKEGAKELLEQLQQMLENLQMAQPGQSGDSDMEQALNELGDMIRKQQQLRDKTFKQGQDSRRDRSRGKQGDQSMGDLQQDQEGLRDRLKKLQQELAKRGMGQGQKGEKGQRGEQGQQGQPGQGQSGEQGEDGDGEDGLGQADSAMGDAGSRLGEGNADAAVDSQGKALEALRKGAQSMAEAMQQGEGEGQGEGPGNRAGRQQSGGNQTDPLGRPLHGREFGDDFTVKIPGEIDVQRARRILEELRRRLADPARPQIELDYLERLLKDY; this is encoded by the coding sequence TTGAGCGGCGCTACCCCCGACCCTTCACAGCCAGGCCCTACGGCGGACGCCGTTTCGCGGCTCAAGCTCGCGCAGGCACTGCAGCGGGCCAGATATGCGATCGCCTGGGAGCGCAGCTGGCCCCATCTGGCGCGGCTTTTGACTGTTGTCGGGCTGTTTCTAGCGGTGTCCTGGGCCGGATTGTGGCTGGCACTGCCGTTTGTGGCGCGTGCCGTCGGCCTCGGCCTGTTCGTGCTGGCCGCGCTTGGCGCCGTGTTCCCCCTTGTCAGGTTCCGCTGGCCCAGCCGCGAAGAGGGCCTGAGCCGGCTCGACCGCGGCTCGGGTATCCGCCACCGCCCGGCGACCGCGCTGACCGATACGCTGGCGATCAAGGATCCGGTCGCGCAGGCGTTATGGCAGGCGCAGCGCGAGCGCACGCTGGCATCGATCAAGCGCATCCGCGCCGGCCTGCCGTCGCCGCGGCTGGCGATCCATGATCCCTGGGCATTGCGCGCGCTGGTCGCGGTAATGCTGGTCGCCGCCTATGTCGCCGCCGGCGACGAGCGCAGCATGCGCACCGTGGCGGCGTTCGACTGGAATGGCGTGCTGTCGCCGGCCAATATCCGCGTCGACGCCTGGGTGACGCCGCCGCTCTATACCGCCAAGCCGCCGGTCATCCTGTCGGCCGCCAACAAGGAAGCCGCCATTCCCGCCGCCGGACCGTTGCCGGTACCGGCAGGCTCCACGCTGATCATTCGCTCCAGCGGCGGCACGCTCGATGTGCTCGCCGGCGGCGGCGTGACCGAAGCCCAGCCGACCCAGGAAGCGCCCAAAGGCACCAATGAGCGGCATTTCACCATCGCCGGCGACGGCACGGTCCATGTCCGCGCACCCTCCGGTCAGCCGCAATGGAAGTTCACTGCGATTCCCGATCGCGCCCCGACCATCGTGCTCGCCAAGGATCCGGAACGTCAGGCCCGCGGCTCGCTGCAGATGTCCTACAAGATAGAGGACGATTACGGCGTCACCGAAGCGCAGGCGCATTTTGTCGCCCGCCCAAGCGAGACGGCGAAAGGCGCTCCCGAGAAAGGCACTTCCGGGAAAGGCACTCCCGAGAATGCCTCGGCCGCGCCGCGGCCGCTGTTCGATCCGCCGCAATTTCCGCTGGTGCTTCCCAATGCGCGGACGCGCAACGGCGTCGGCCAGACGGTCAAGGACCTCAGCGAGGACCCTTATGCCGGCGCCGACGTGACGCTGACGCTGACGGCCAAGGACGAGGCCGGCAATGAGGGCAAGAGCGAGCCCTTCAACATGCGGCTGCCGGAGCGGCTATTTACAAAGCCCCTGGCGCGCGCGCTGATCGAGCAGCGCCGCATCCTGGCGCTCGATGCCAATCAGAACGACAAGGTCTATGCGGCGCTCGACGCGCTGATGATCGCGCCGGAAATATTCACGCCCGAGGCCGGGCAGTATCTCGGGCTCTACAGCGTCGCTCGGCAGCTCGAGGCCGCCCGCACCGACGATTCGCTGCGCGAGGTGGTCGCGAGCCTGTGGGCGCTCGCCGTCACCATCGAGGACGGTGACATCACCGACGTCGACAAGGCGCTGCGCGCCGCCCAGGACGCGCTCAAGCAGGCGCTGGAGCGCGGCGCCAGCGACGAAGAGATCAAGAAGCTGACCGAGAATTTGCGCGCGGCGCTGGACAATTTCATGCGCCAGCTCGCCGAACAGCTGCGCAACAATCCGCAGGCGCTGGCCCGGCCGCTCGATCCCAACACCAGGGTGATGCGCCAGCAGGACCTCAACAACATGATCGAGCGCATGGAGCGGCTGTCGCGCTCCGGCGACAAGGAAGGCGCCAAGGAACTGCTCGAACAGCTGCAGCAGATGCTGGAAAATCTGCAGATGGCGCAGCCCGGCCAGTCCGGCGACAGCGACATGGAGCAGGCGCTGAACGAACTCGGCGACATGATCCGCAAGCAGCAGCAATTGCGCGACAAGACCTTCAAGCAGGGCCAGGATTCGCGGCGCGACCGGTCGCGCGGCAAGCAGGGCGACCAGAGCATGGGCGACCTGCAGCAGGACCAGGAAGGCCTGCGCGACCGGCTGAAGAAATTGCAGCAGGAACTCGCCAAGCGCGGCATGGGTCAGGGCCAGAAGGGCGAGAAAGGCCAGCGTGGCGAACAGGGCCAGCAGGGTCAGCCAGGCCAGGGCCAGTCGGGCGAACAGGGTGAGGACGGCGACGGCGAGGATGGGCTCGGCCAGGCCGACAGCGCCATGGGCGACGCCGGCTCCAGGCTGGGCGAGGGCAACGCCGATGCCGCGGTGGACTCGCAGGGCAAGGCGCTGGAAGCGCTGCGCAAGGGCGCCCAGAGCATGGCAGAGGCGATGCAGCAGGGCGAAGGCGAGGGGCAGGGCGAAGGTCCGGGCAACCGCGCCGGCCGGCAGCAGAGCGGCGGCAATCAGACCGATCCCCTCGGGCGGCCGCTGCATGGACGCGAATTCGGCGACGATTTCACGGTCAAGATCCCCGGCGAAATCGACGTCCAGCGGGCGCGCCGGATCCTGGAAGAACTGCGCCGCCGCCTCGCCGATCCGGCCCGCCCGCAGATCGAGCTCGACTATCTCGAGCGGCTGCTGAAGGATTATTAG
- a CDS encoding response regulator — MPRVLIADDEDSMRTLVARAIAMDGHETVTAEDGAEALEILVREAGAFDLLLTDIQMPVMDGIALALTAARDFPELTILLMTGFADQRERAHGLNAIVHDVVTKPFSVADIRTAVAEALGARKG; from the coding sequence ATGCCGCGCGTGTTGATCGCCGACGACGAAGATTCCATGCGCACCCTGGTGGCGCGCGCCATCGCCATGGACGGCCACGAGACCGTCACCGCGGAAGACGGCGCCGAAGCGCTGGAGATTCTCGTCCGTGAGGCCGGTGCCTTCGATCTGTTGCTCACCGATATCCAGATGCCCGTCATGGACGGCATTGCGCTGGCGCTGACGGCAGCGCGCGACTTTCCGGAGCTGACGATATTATTGATGACCGGCTTTGCCGATCAGCGCGAACGCGCCCACGGCCTCAACGCGATCGTCCACGACGTGGTGACAAAACCGTTTTCGGTGGCCGACATCCGCACCGCCGTGGCCGAGGCGCTAGGGGCGCGGAAGGGGTAA
- a CDS encoding MJ0042-type zinc finger domain-containing protein, with protein MYIVCPHCTTSYAIDPAALGVAGRNVRCSRCREVWLARPEDAVENLAPARAMASAGQASSEADAAAEWEAMAAEDDSLEAPVVDSPSISADWPDGDGSPPSADSDWAAAAQDDAGDGGAARRNGSWFRYLLRRPALLRASGKPFVGLPTACAAMGALVLALMIWRVDVVRLLPQTATFYKMVGFEVNLRGLMFKDVKISTETVEGKRVLVIEGVITGEARKPVELPRLRFSVRDAQGAEIYAWNTVLEQTVLRPGERASFKSRLASPPPEGRNIDIRFFNRRDMASGSA; from the coding sequence ATGTACATCGTTTGCCCTCATTGTACGACCTCCTATGCCATTGATCCGGCTGCGTTAGGCGTGGCCGGCCGCAATGTGCGTTGTTCCCGGTGCAGGGAAGTCTGGCTGGCGCGCCCGGAGGATGCGGTCGAGAATCTGGCGCCGGCGCGCGCGATGGCGTCAGCCGGCCAGGCATCCAGCGAGGCCGACGCTGCCGCGGAATGGGAAGCGATGGCCGCCGAGGATGACAGCCTGGAGGCCCCGGTCGTCGACAGCCCCTCGATTTCGGCCGACTGGCCGGACGGCGACGGTTCGCCGCCGAGCGCCGATTCCGACTGGGCGGCGGCGGCGCAAGATGATGCCGGGGACGGCGGAGCCGCGCGGCGGAACGGATCCTGGTTCCGCTATCTCCTGAGGCGGCCTGCCCTGCTTCGCGCATCGGGCAAGCCCTTCGTCGGCCTGCCGACGGCCTGTGCCGCGATGGGCGCGCTGGTGCTGGCATTGATGATCTGGCGGGTCGATGTGGTGCGGCTGCTGCCGCAGACCGCCACGTTCTACAAGATGGTCGGGTTCGAGGTAAATCTGCGCGGCCTGATGTTCAAGGACGTGAAGATCAGCACCGAAACCGTCGAAGGCAAGCGGGTGCTAGTGATCGAGGGCGTGATCACGGGCGAAGCCCGCAAGCCGGTCGAACTGCCGCGGCTGCGCTTCAGCGTCCGCGACGCGCAGGGCGCGGAGATCTATGCCTGGAATACCGTGCTGGAACAGACGGTGCTGAGGCCGGGCGAACGCGCCTCGTTCAAGTCGCGGCTGGCCTCGCCGCCCCCGGAAGGGCGCAATATCGACATACGCTTCTTCAACAGACGGGATATGGCCAGCGGCAGCGCATAA
- the ftsE gene encoding cell division ATP-binding protein FtsE yields the protein MVRFENVGLRYGLGPEILRDLSFQIPAHSFQFLTGPSGAGKTSLLKLLFLSLRPTRGLVNLFGYDISLLGKDEVADLRTRIGIVLQDFRLLDHMTTYENVALPFRVMGREESSYRKEVIDLLRWVGLGERMDALPPILSGGEKQRAAIARAVISRPQLLLADEPTGNVDPTLGRRLLRLFIELNKSGTAVIIATHDITLMDQYDARRLVLHQGRLHIYE from the coding sequence TTGGTTCGGTTCGAAAATGTCGGATTGCGTTACGGGCTTGGCCCGGAGATTTTGCGCGACCTCAGTTTCCAGATCCCCGCCCATTCCTTCCAGTTTCTCACCGGCCCGTCCGGCGCCGGCAAGACCTCGCTCCTGAAGCTGCTGTTCCTGTCGCTGCGGCCGACCCGCGGCCTCGTCAACCTGTTCGGCTACGACATTTCGTTGCTCGGCAAGGATGAGGTCGCCGACCTGCGCACGCGTATCGGTATCGTCCTGCAGGACTTTCGCCTGCTCGATCACATGACTACCTATGAGAACGTGGCGCTGCCGTTCCGGGTGATGGGCCGCGAGGAATCGAGCTATCGCAAGGAAGTCATCGATCTCCTGAGGTGGGTCGGCCTCGGCGAGCGCATGGATGCGCTGCCGCCGATCCTGTCCGGCGGCGAGAAGCAGCGCGCGGCGATCGCGCGCGCGGTGATTTCGCGGCCGCAGCTATTGCTCGCGGACGAGCCGACCGGCAATGTCGATCCGACGCTGGGGCGGCGATTGTTGCGGCTGTTCATCGAGCTGAACAAGTCGGGCACCGCGGTGATCATCGCGACCCATGACATCACGCTGATGGACCAGTATGACGCGCGGCGGCTGGTGCTGCATCAGGGACGGTTGCATATCTATGAGTAG
- a CDS encoding cell division protein FtsX: protein MSRPDQHSPLVDLGQERPQLPARARNLSPIVPRASIAGRALVAVVAIMTFLASITTGTVLLVSASASEWQSEVASEITIQVRPAASRDLDRDAAAATQAVRNQSGIVEVRPFTKEESAKLLEPWLGTGLSLDDLPVPRVIVARVQPGTTLDLAALRRAVTLVAPTASVDDHRAWIERMRSMTGATLFAGIGILALVIMATVISVSFATRGAMAANRPIVEVLHFVGAGDRYIANRFLRHFLRLGLEGGVIGGGIAMLAFGFSESIAGWFSGTPVGDQFAALLGTFSLRPSGYLALAAQAVLIAAITAWASRRTLFATLNEID from the coding sequence ATGAGTAGACCCGACCAGCATTCGCCTTTGGTGGACCTCGGACAGGAACGTCCGCAGCTCCCGGCGCGAGCCCGCAATTTGTCGCCGATCGTGCCGCGCGCCTCGATCGCCGGCCGCGCGCTGGTCGCGGTCGTCGCCATCATGACGTTCCTCGCATCGATCACCACGGGCACGGTGCTGCTGGTGAGCGCTTCGGCGTCGGAGTGGCAGTCGGAAGTCGCAAGCGAAATCACCATCCAGGTTCGACCCGCAGCCTCGCGCGATCTCGACCGCGATGCGGCGGCGGCGACGCAGGCGGTGCGCAACCAGTCCGGCATTGTCGAGGTCAGGCCGTTTACCAAGGAAGAATCCGCCAAGCTCCTGGAGCCATGGCTCGGCACCGGCCTTTCGCTCGACGACCTGCCGGTGCCGCGCGTCATCGTCGCGCGCGTTCAGCCCGGAACCACGCTCGATCTGGCGGCGCTGCGCAGGGCAGTGACGCTGGTGGCGCCGACGGCCAGCGTCGACGATCACCGCGCCTGGATCGAGCGGATGCGGTCGATGACCGGCGCGACCTTGTTCGCCGGCATCGGCATCCTTGCGCTCGTGATCATGGCGACCGTCATCTCGGTCTCGTTCGCCACCCGCGGCGCGATGGCGGCCAATCGTCCCATCGTCGAAGTCCTGCACTTCGTCGGCGCCGGGGATCGCTACATCGCCAACAGGTTCCTGCGGCATTTCCTGCGGCTCGGCCTGGAAGGCGGCGTGATCGGCGGCGGCATCGCGATGCTCGCCTTCGGCTTCTCCGAATCGATCGCCGGCTGGTTTTCGGGAACGCCGGTCGGCGACCAGTTCGCCGCATTGCTGGGAACGTTTTCGCTGCGTCCGTCGGGCTATCTGGCGCTGGCGGCGCAGGCGGTGCTGATCGCCGCGATCACGGCCTGGGCGTCGCGGCGCACGCTGTTCGCCACGCTGAACGAAATCGACTGA
- a CDS encoding YdcF family protein, translating into MSLQPDDQATKPPRAASRGWLRGVVLAGMAVVFVGVTVGFVGFLAKLRGVEVAPASRADGIVVLTGGSSRVSDAMELLAGGYGKRLLISGVHPTNAASDISRSLPDNQQLLTCCVDLDRSAINTRSNAAETRRWAHERGFRSLIVVTSNYHMPRAIVELSHAMPDVRLIPFAVVGEKWRDEPWWTRGATVRLLLSEYVKYVAAELRVRLADAGLDLTPELADHPEGSPAPSPATAQAN; encoded by the coding sequence ATGAGCTTGCAGCCCGACGACCAAGCGACGAAACCGCCACGCGCCGCGTCGCGGGGATGGCTGCGCGGCGTCGTCCTGGCGGGGATGGCGGTCGTGTTCGTCGGCGTCACGGTCGGTTTTGTCGGGTTTCTCGCCAAATTGCGCGGCGTCGAGGTTGCGCCGGCCAGCCGTGCCGACGGCATCGTAGTGCTGACCGGCGGCTCTTCACGCGTCTCGGACGCGATGGAATTGCTGGCCGGCGGCTACGGCAAGCGGCTGTTGATCTCGGGCGTGCATCCGACCAACGCCGCCAGCGATATCTCCCGTTCGCTGCCCGACAACCAGCAGCTTTTGACCTGCTGCGTCGATCTCGACCGCTCCGCTATCAACACCCGCAGCAATGCGGCCGAGACGCGGCGCTGGGCGCATGAGCGCGGCTTCAGGTCGCTGATCGTGGTGACATCGAACTATCACATGCCGCGGGCGATCGTCGAATTGTCGCATGCGATGCCCGATGTCAGGCTTATTCCGTTCGCGGTGGTGGGCGAGAAATGGCGCGACGAACCGTGGTGGACGCGTGGCGCGACGGTGCGGCTCCTGCTATCGGAGTATGTCAAATACGTCGCCGCCGAGCTGCGGGTGCGCCTGGCCGATGCCGGTCTCGATCTGACGCCCGAGCTTGCCGACCATCCGGAGGGATCGCCGGCGCCCAGCCCGGCGACGGCGCAAGCCAACTGA
- a CDS encoding lysophospholipid acyltransferase family protein, translated as MVLIFLRSLVYNVLFYAMLICWMIVAIPTYAMPRWAIVAVARNWARSSIWLLRVVCKVKVEYRGLEKIPKGPLIVASKHQSMWETFALLQFFDQPLFILKRELLWIPLFGWYLMKSKMIGIDRSAGGRALLEMARRAGAAVRHGRQLIIFPEGTRTPVGAPPQYKTGIAQIYVDCGVSCLPVALNSGLFWPRRTFMRYPGTLVVEFLDPLPPGLSRREFIARVSTVIEEATGRLVEVARREQAQLFGRVPGSASVNP; from the coding sequence ATGGTTTTGATCTTCCTGCGCTCGCTCGTCTACAACGTGCTGTTCTATGCGATGCTGATTTGCTGGATGATCGTCGCTATACCGACCTATGCGATGCCGCGCTGGGCCATCGTGGCTGTCGCCCGTAACTGGGCGCGCAGCAGCATCTGGCTGTTGCGCGTGGTCTGCAAGGTCAAGGTGGAGTATCGCGGCCTCGAGAAGATTCCGAAAGGGCCGCTGATCGTCGCATCGAAACATCAGTCGATGTGGGAGACCTTCGCGCTGCTGCAGTTCTTCGACCAGCCGCTGTTCATCCTGAAGCGCGAACTGCTGTGGATTCCGCTGTTCGGCTGGTACCTGATGAAGTCGAAAATGATCGGGATCGACCGCAGCGCCGGCGGCCGCGCGCTGCTGGAAATGGCGCGCCGCGCCGGCGCCGCCGTACGGCACGGCCGCCAGCTGATCATCTTCCCCGAGGGCACGCGGACCCCGGTCGGGGCGCCGCCGCAATACAAGACCGGCATCGCCCAGATCTATGTCGATTGCGGCGTGAGCTGTCTGCCGGTGGCGCTCAATTCGGGGCTGTTCTGGCCGCGCCGGACCTTCATGCGCTATCCCGGCACGCTGGTGGTCGAGTTCCTCGATCCGCTGCCGCCCGGCCTGTCGCGCCGCGAATTCATCGCGCGGGTCTCGACTGTCATCGAGGAGGCGACCGGCCGGTTGGTCGAGGTCGCGCGCCGCGAGCAGGCGCAGTTGTTCGGCCGCGTGCCGGGTTCGGCGTCAGTCAATCCCTAG
- a CDS encoding gamma-glutamylcyclotransferase, protein MQAKIQSEAELSKGDLWVFGYGSLMWRPGFPFLEQVPARLIGEHRALCVYSFVHRGTPEKPGLVLGLDRGGACRGVAFRVAEKHHADTVAYLRAREQVTSVYREVMRSVWLENEPRQRVSALAYVVDRGHVQYAGRLSLAEQLRHVQQGHGQSGANRDYVISTVKAIEAEGFRDAPLHQLALMLHDDRPLHQPPPEA, encoded by the coding sequence ATGCAAGCGAAAATCCAGTCCGAAGCGGAATTGTCCAAAGGCGACCTGTGGGTGTTCGGCTATGGTTCGCTGATGTGGCGGCCGGGCTTTCCGTTCCTCGAGCAGGTTCCGGCGCGGTTGATCGGCGAGCATCGCGCGCTTTGCGTCTACTCCTTCGTGCATCGGGGAACACCGGAAAAGCCCGGCCTCGTGCTCGGGCTGGACCGCGGCGGCGCCTGCCGCGGCGTCGCGTTCCGGGTCGCGGAGAAGCATCACGCCGACACGGTCGCCTATTTGCGCGCGCGCGAGCAGGTCACCTCCGTCTATCGCGAGGTGATGCGGTCGGTGTGGCTGGAGAACGAGCCGCGGCAGCGCGTCAGCGCGCTGGCTTACGTGGTCGACCGCGGCCATGTCCAGTATGCCGGACGGCTGTCATTGGCGGAACAGCTGCGTCACGTGCAGCAGGGGCACGGTCAATCCGGCGCAAATCGCGACTATGTCATCTCGACGGTGAAGGCGATCGAGGCGGAAGGCTTTCGCGATGCGCCACTGCACCAGCTCGCCTTGATGCTGCATGACGACAGGCCGCTACATCAGCCTCCCCCGGAAGCGTAG